In Hydrogenovibrio thermophilus, the following are encoded in one genomic region:
- the hemE gene encoding uroporphyrinogen decarboxylase, which translates to MAELQNDRFLRALLKEPVDRTPVWMMRQAGRYLPEYRETRKEAGSFMDLCRNKELACEVTLQPLERFPLDAAILFSDILTIPDAMGLELRFATGEGPIFDKPVRSLSDAKKLFVPDMDSDLGYVMDAVSTIRKALDGRVPLIGFSGSPWTLATYMVEGGSSKTYSKIKAMMYDEPATLHHILDVLADSVIAYLNAQIEAGAQAVQIFDTWGGVLTPRDYQEFSLRYMAKIVDGLKRENDGRKVPVILFTKGGGQWLEKMAETGCDALGLDWTTDIDDARARVGDKVALQGNMDPSILYASPARIREEVATILEKYGHGTGHVFNLGHGIHPEVNPEHAGAFIQAVTELSPKYHG; encoded by the coding sequence ATGGCGGAACTACAAAACGACCGTTTTTTACGCGCACTTTTAAAAGAACCCGTGGATCGCACCCCCGTGTGGATGATGCGTCAAGCCGGTCGTTATCTGCCAGAATATCGCGAAACCCGCAAGGAAGCCGGTTCCTTTATGGACTTATGCCGTAACAAAGAACTGGCCTGTGAAGTGACCTTGCAGCCATTGGAGCGTTTCCCGCTGGATGCCGCCATCCTCTTCTCCGACATCCTCACCATTCCGGATGCCATGGGGTTGGAATTGCGTTTTGCCACCGGCGAAGGGCCAATTTTCGATAAGCCGGTGCGTTCCTTATCGGACGCGAAAAAGCTGTTTGTGCCGGACATGGACTCCGACCTAGGCTACGTCATGGATGCGGTCAGCACCATCCGCAAAGCCTTGGATGGTCGTGTGCCACTCATTGGCTTCTCCGGCAGCCCTTGGACGCTGGCTACTTACATGGTCGAAGGCGGCTCCAGTAAAACCTATTCCAAAATCAAAGCGATGATGTACGACGAACCGGCCACCTTGCATCACATTCTGGATGTGTTGGCGGACTCCGTCATCGCTTACCTGAATGCACAAATCGAAGCCGGTGCCCAAGCGGTGCAGATTTTCGACACTTGGGGCGGCGTTCTGACGCCACGCGACTATCAGGAATTCTCGCTGCGCTATATGGCGAAAATCGTCGACGGTTTGAAGCGTGAAAACGATGGTCGCAAAGTGCCGGTCATCCTGTTCACCAAAGGCGGCGGGCAATGGCTGGAGAAAATGGCCGAAACCGGTTGTGATGCTCTAGGCCTGGATTGGACCACCGACATCGACGACGCTCGCGCCCGTGTCGGCGACAAAGTCGCTTTGCAAGGCAATATGGACCCAAGCATTCTTTACGCCTCACCGGCGCGCATTCGCGAAGAAGTGGCGACCATTTTAGAAAAATACGGTCATGGCACAGGGCATGTTTTCAACTTGGGCCACGGCATCCACCCGGAAGTCAACCCGGAACACGCCGGCGCTTTCATTCAAGCGGTCACCGAGCTGAGTCCGAAATACCACGGTTAA
- a CDS encoding type B 50S ribosomal protein L31, which produces MQAGIHPEYNEVVFQDISTGETFLTRSTIEKTSGDTITLDGKEYPLVRIEVSSASHPFFTGKQSLVDTEGRVEKFRQKYGMRK; this is translated from the coding sequence ATGCAAGCAGGCATTCATCCAGAATACAATGAAGTGGTTTTCCAGGACATCTCGACTGGTGAAACCTTTTTAACTCGTTCTACGATTGAAAAGACTTCTGGCGACACCATTACTTTAGACGGCAAAGAATACCCACTAGTTCGTATCGAAGTTTCTAGTGCTTCACATCCTTTCTTCACTGGTAAGCAATCACTGGTCGATACAGAAGGACGTGTTGAAAAATTCCGTCAAAAATACGGTATGCGCAAGTAA
- a CDS encoding thermonuclease family protein, giving the protein MMKLSIAALKSCAKWLPLCLLPIAFASQADDCAPQKIDVWVKASFALSGDTIIIQNNEFRLIGIEAPQIQKKQKFYTRGQPFAKESQTKLNQLLANHDLQVGVEYDELKIDDFYRNYAHLYIKQDGRIVNLQKLMLESGLVLAKSEPPNMKHQKCYYQAEKTAREAKIALWSLAEKRPDLHYPIAPSSEINTEDEGYHIFKGKIVKVDKSSNNYILNMDTTGIRIRKADWERFDYDRLKTLEGKVIEARGFGFLYGGSMFVKVRSPFAIDRLNPVNE; this is encoded by the coding sequence ATGATGAAATTATCGATTGCCGCTTTGAAATCCTGTGCTAAATGGCTACCGCTCTGCCTGCTGCCCATTGCTTTTGCGTCTCAGGCCGACGACTGTGCCCCTCAGAAAATCGATGTCTGGGTCAAGGCCAGCTTTGCCTTGAGTGGTGATACCATCATCATTCAAAACAATGAGTTCCGTCTCATTGGCATCGAGGCGCCACAAATCCAGAAAAAACAAAAATTCTATACCCGCGGCCAACCGTTCGCGAAAGAGTCGCAAACCAAACTCAATCAACTGCTGGCCAACCACGATTTGCAAGTCGGCGTGGAATACGATGAACTGAAAATCGACGATTTCTACCGTAATTACGCCCACCTGTACATCAAGCAGGACGGCCGCATCGTCAATCTGCAAAAACTGATGCTGGAAAGCGGCCTGGTATTGGCGAAATCGGAACCGCCTAACATGAAACACCAAAAGTGCTATTACCAGGCGGAAAAAACCGCTCGGGAAGCCAAGATTGCGCTGTGGAGTTTGGCGGAAAAACGGCCAGACCTGCATTATCCGATTGCCCCCTCTTCGGAAATCAACACTGAAGACGAGGGCTATCACATCTTCAAAGGCAAAATCGTCAAGGTCGATAAAAGCTCCAACAATTACATCCTCAACATGGACACGACCGGCATCCGCATCCGCAAAGCCGACTGGGAGCGCTTCGATTACGACAGACTGAAAACACTGGAAGGCAAAGTAATCGAAGCCCGCGGGTTCGGATTCCTGTACGGTGGCTCCATGTTCGTCAAGGTGCGTTCTCCCTTTGCCATCGACCGCCTGAACCCGGTTAACGAATGA
- the uvrD gene encoding DNA helicase II, whose product MDISHILNDLNDAQREAVTVDDRHALILAGAGSGKTRVLVHRIAWLTEVMGFSAYNILAVTFTNKAASEMRGRVEALIGNQSQGITMGTFHGIAYRLLRTHYQEAGLPQAFQILDADDQKRVIKRLLKALELDEAQWPHKQVQAFINGEKEEGRRPHHIDAGHNPYVRKMVQIYQAYEEQCKRAGLVDFAELLLRAHELWLKNPQVLAHYQNRYRHILVDEFQDTNTLQYAWLRVLAGATGKLFIVGDDDQSIYGWRGAKIENIRRFDEDFSDVKTVRLEQNYRSTNVILKAANALIAHNQDRMGKNLWSAGEDGEPIQIYEAFNEQDEARYICNQIEAWCEQGGSRSEIAVLYRSNAQSRVMEQALLQAQIPYRVYGGLRFYDRAEIKDVLAYLRLLISREDDAAFERVYNHPPRGIGNKTADQIREVARMEEISLWQAANQLVEAGLTARAKTSVNGFLTLIEALDQSTDGLDLQDQVMQVVSRSGLQLHFEKDTSEQGQSRLENIDELINAVSQFKPMRTNESVADLPSDAFDEPNFDNPLAEFLAQAALEAGEQQADHWESSVQLMTLHAAKGLEFPLVFMIGLEEGLFPSQQSQEDPYRLEEERRLAYVGITRAEKQLMISYANRRRMHGSEFYPLPSRFLKEVPEDCVQHVRLKGSAQATTSSYGGGFGAGASATLNESGYQAGERVFHQKFGEGMVLATEGAGDHARIQVNFNHAGTKWLVAAFAKLEKL is encoded by the coding sequence ATGGATATTTCACACATATTAAATGATTTAAATGACGCCCAGCGAGAAGCGGTGACGGTGGATGACCGTCATGCCTTGATTCTCGCCGGCGCCGGCAGTGGTAAAACCCGAGTGCTGGTGCATCGCATCGCTTGGTTGACGGAGGTGATGGGCTTTTCGGCATATAACATTCTCGCCGTGACCTTCACCAATAAAGCCGCCAGTGAAATGCGCGGTCGGGTGGAAGCGTTGATCGGCAATCAGTCGCAAGGCATTACCATGGGCACGTTTCACGGCATTGCCTATCGTTTGCTGCGCACCCATTATCAGGAAGCCGGGTTGCCACAAGCCTTTCAGATTCTGGATGCCGATGACCAGAAACGTGTGATCAAGCGGTTATTGAAAGCGTTGGAACTGGACGAAGCGCAATGGCCGCATAAACAGGTGCAGGCGTTTATCAACGGTGAGAAAGAAGAAGGTCGCCGTCCGCATCACATTGATGCCGGGCACAATCCGTATGTGCGTAAGATGGTGCAGATTTATCAAGCTTACGAGGAACAGTGCAAACGGGCAGGCCTGGTGGATTTTGCCGAATTACTGTTGCGCGCCCACGAACTGTGGCTGAAGAATCCCCAAGTGCTGGCGCATTATCAAAATCGTTACCGTCATATTCTGGTGGACGAATTTCAAGACACCAATACCTTGCAATACGCCTGGTTGCGGGTGTTGGCGGGCGCCACGGGCAAATTGTTTATCGTCGGTGACGACGACCAATCCATTTACGGTTGGCGTGGGGCGAAAATCGAGAACATACGCCGTTTCGACGAGGATTTTTCCGATGTGAAAACCGTTCGTCTGGAGCAGAACTACCGTTCCACCAATGTGATTTTGAAAGCCGCCAATGCGTTGATTGCACACAACCAGGACCGGATGGGGAAAAACCTTTGGAGTGCCGGCGAAGACGGCGAACCGATTCAAATTTACGAAGCCTTCAATGAGCAGGACGAAGCGCGCTACATTTGTAATCAGATTGAAGCCTGGTGCGAACAGGGCGGCAGCCGTTCGGAAATTGCGGTGTTGTATCGTTCCAACGCCCAGTCGCGCGTGATGGAGCAGGCGCTGTTGCAAGCGCAGATTCCGTATCGGGTGTATGGCGGTTTGCGGTTTTACGATCGTGCCGAAATCAAGGATGTGTTGGCTTATCTGCGCCTGTTGATCAGTCGCGAAGACGATGCCGCCTTCGAACGGGTGTATAACCATCCGCCGCGCGGCATCGGCAATAAAACCGCCGATCAAATCCGCGAAGTGGCACGAATGGAGGAAATTTCGCTCTGGCAAGCGGCCAATCAGTTGGTGGAAGCCGGTTTAACGGCGCGTGCCAAAACGTCGGTCAATGGTTTTTTGACCTTGATTGAAGCATTGGATCAAAGCACCGACGGACTCGATTTACAGGATCAGGTCATGCAGGTGGTGTCGCGCTCCGGCTTGCAGCTGCATTTTGAAAAGGACACCTCCGAGCAAGGCCAAAGCCGTTTGGAAAACATCGACGAATTGATTAACGCTGTCAGTCAATTCAAGCCGATGCGCACAAACGAAAGTGTGGCTGATTTGCCGAGTGATGCGTTTGATGAACCGAATTTCGATAATCCTCTGGCGGAGTTTTTGGCGCAGGCGGCGTTGGAGGCCGGTGAGCAACAGGCTGATCATTGGGAGTCGTCGGTGCAGTTGATGACGTTGCACGCCGCCAAAGGGTTGGAGTTTCCGCTGGTGTTTATGATTGGTTTGGAAGAAGGGCTCTTCCCGTCTCAACAATCGCAGGAAGACCCTTATCGATTGGAGGAGGAACGTCGTCTGGCCTATGTCGGGATCACGCGGGCAGAAAAGCAGTTGATGATTTCCTATGCCAATCGCCGCCGGATGCACGGTTCGGAGTTTTATCCGTTGCCGTCGCGCTTTTTAAAAGAAGTGCCTGAGGATTGTGTGCAGCATGTGCGGTTAAAAGGATCGGCACAGGCGACCACGTCGTCGTATGGCGGCGGATTTGGCGCCGGCGCGTCGGCCACCTTGAATGAAAGCGGTTACCAGGCCGGTGAACGGGTGTTTCATCAGAAGTTCGGGGAGGGCATGGTGTTGGCGACCGAAGGTGCCGGTGACCATGCGCGCATTCAGGTGAATTTCAATCATGCCGGCACCAAGTGGCTGGTGGCGGCCTTTGCCAAACTGGAGAAATTGTGA
- a CDS encoding putative quinol monooxygenase: protein MSQRVYCIAQFQPKPGQTSALFKVLQALEPNTLREDGCLQYRVTRQIQSPFADGKSMPIAFNEIWRDMPSFEAHCQRREIVEFFETQCQAETGLVADWNVCVYSDEPEDYDAPVL, encoded by the coding sequence ATGTCTCAACGCGTTTATTGCATTGCGCAATTCCAACCGAAACCGGGACAGACATCTGCGCTGTTCAAAGTGCTCCAGGCACTGGAGCCGAATACTTTACGTGAAGACGGCTGCCTTCAATACCGTGTCACCCGTCAAATTCAAAGCCCCTTTGCCGACGGAAAAAGCATGCCAATCGCGTTTAACGAAATCTGGCGAGACATGCCCAGTTTCGAAGCGCATTGCCAGCGCCGGGAAATCGTCGAGTTTTTCGAAACCCAATGCCAAGCCGAAACGGGATTGGTCGCCGATTGGAATGTCTGCGTCTATTCGGATGAACCCGAGGACTACGACGCCCCGGTTCTGTAA
- a CDS encoding ABC transporter ATP-binding protein: MFRVEELAIDALLAPVSFALAEQEVLMVSGVSGSGKSLLLRALADLEPHSGQAWLNAEKQSAFPPPVWRRQVMWFPAETAWWDDSVEAHYPDAVTEKDSDRLVSGLAALGLPKSILKQPVTALSSGEKQRLALLRGLAFQPKVLLLDEVTANLDPDSTLAVEALVQSYLAEQQACAVWVSHDPAQAERLASQQLVLSKGSTTL, encoded by the coding sequence ATGTTTCGAGTGGAAGAGCTCGCCATTGACGCCTTGCTGGCTCCGGTATCTTTTGCACTGGCCGAGCAGGAGGTCTTGATGGTGTCCGGCGTATCCGGTTCCGGCAAATCGCTTTTGTTGCGTGCTTTAGCGGACTTGGAACCCCATTCCGGCCAGGCCTGGTTGAATGCCGAGAAACAGTCGGCGTTTCCGCCGCCGGTGTGGCGTCGTCAAGTGATGTGGTTTCCGGCCGAAACCGCTTGGTGGGACGATTCGGTTGAAGCGCATTACCCGGATGCTGTGACCGAGAAGGATTCGGATCGGTTGGTTTCCGGTTTGGCCGCGCTGGGATTGCCGAAGTCGATTTTAAAACAACCGGTCACGGCCTTGTCGAGCGGCGAAAAACAGCGATTGGCTTTGTTGCGGGGCTTGGCGTTCCAGCCGAAAGTGTTGTTGTTGGATGAGGTGACGGCGAACCTGGATCCGGACTCCACCTTGGCGGTTGAGGCATTGGTTCAATCTTATTTGGCCGAACAACAAGCCTGCGCGGTGTGGGTCTCGCATGACCCGGCGCAGGCGGAACGACTCGCGTCCCAGCAGTTGGTGTTGTCGAAAGGCTCGACGACGCTCTAA
- the rho gene encoding transcription termination factor Rho, which produces MNLNDLKKMSAAALLDIAAEKGLENLARLKKQDIIFAILKAHAKSGEDIYGEGVLEILPDGFGFLRSGDGSYLAGPDDLYVSPSQIRRFGLRKGDTIQGKIRPPKDGERYFALLKVEKINFEDPDVARKKIAFENLTPLHAQERLKMELGNGSTEDITTRIIDIAAPFGKGQRGLIVAPPKSGKTVILQQIAQSIAENHPEAYLIVLLIDERPEEVTEMQRTVKGEVISSTFDEPATRHVQVAEMVIEKAKRLVEHKTDVVILLDSITRLARAYNTVVPSSGKILTGGVDANALHRPKRFFGAARNIEEGGSLTIIATALVDTGSKMDEVIFEEFKGTGNMELHLSRSIAEKRTFPAINIEKSGTRKEELLTTPEEYQNIWILRRFLQGLNNEVDAIETLIDQMKVTKTNDELFTAMKR; this is translated from the coding sequence ATGAACTTAAACGATCTTAAAAAAATGTCTGCGGCCGCTTTGCTGGACATCGCCGCGGAAAAAGGCCTGGAAAACCTGGCCCGTCTGAAAAAACAAGACATCATTTTCGCCATTCTGAAAGCGCATGCCAAAAGCGGTGAAGACATTTACGGTGAAGGGGTGCTTGAAATCCTACCGGATGGCTTCGGCTTCCTGCGTTCCGGCGACGGTTCTTACTTGGCCGGACCGGACGATCTTTACGTTTCGCCGAGCCAGATTCGTCGCTTCGGTCTGCGTAAAGGGGATACCATTCAAGGCAAAATTCGCCCACCGAAAGACGGCGAACGCTATTTTGCCTTGCTGAAAGTTGAAAAAATCAACTTCGAAGACCCGGATGTCGCCCGTAAGAAAATCGCTTTCGAAAACCTGACCCCATTACACGCGCAAGAGCGTTTGAAAATGGAGCTAGGCAACGGCAGCACGGAAGACATCACCACCCGTATCATCGACATTGCCGCACCGTTTGGTAAAGGGCAGCGTGGTTTGATTGTGGCACCACCGAAATCCGGTAAAACCGTGATTCTGCAACAAATTGCTCAATCCATCGCCGAAAACCACCCGGAAGCCTATTTGATCGTGCTATTGATCGACGAACGTCCGGAAGAGGTGACCGAAATGCAGCGTACCGTTAAGGGCGAAGTCATTTCTTCCACCTTTGACGAGCCGGCTACCCGCCACGTTCAGGTTGCGGAAATGGTCATCGAAAAAGCCAAGCGTTTGGTCGAACATAAAACCGACGTGGTCATTCTGCTGGACTCCATCACCCGTTTGGCGCGTGCTTACAACACGGTCGTACCGTCTTCCGGCAAGATTTTGACCGGGGGTGTGGACGCCAACGCCTTGCACCGCCCGAAACGTTTCTTCGGTGCCGCACGTAATATCGAAGAAGGCGGCTCCCTGACCATCATCGCCACAGCGTTGGTGGACACCGGTTCGAAAATGGACGAAGTCATCTTCGAAGAGTTCAAAGGCACCGGTAACATGGAACTGCATCTATCACGCAGCATCGCCGAAAAACGCACCTTCCCGGCCATCAACATCGAGAAGTCCGGTACGCGTAAGGAAGAGTTGCTCACCACGCCGGAAGAGTATCAGAACATTTGGATTCTGCGTCGCTTCCTGCAAGGCCTCAACAACGAGGTGGATGCCATCGAGACGTTGATCGACCAAATGAAGGTCACCAAAACCAACGACGAACTGTTCACGGCGATGAAGCGCTAA
- a CDS encoding carboxymuconolactone decarboxylase family protein encodes MERLQETGQLMGRLMQDMPDQLKEFSAFIKIAEKDGAMDAKSKHLILLSLAIAFQCAWCIAVHAKDCVEAKATKEEMLEAAMMAVVMGGGPKLKCIWRFCTRSWINTSTNNSVKSDSRFTSIHIKA; translated from the coding sequence ATGGAAAGATTGCAAGAAACCGGACAATTGATGGGTCGCTTGATGCAGGATATGCCGGACCAACTCAAAGAGTTCAGCGCCTTTATCAAAATCGCCGAGAAGGACGGCGCGATGGACGCCAAAAGCAAACATTTGATTCTGTTATCGCTGGCCATCGCCTTCCAGTGCGCTTGGTGTATCGCCGTCCACGCCAAAGATTGCGTCGAGGCCAAGGCCACCAAGGAAGAAATGCTGGAAGCCGCGATGATGGCGGTCGTCATGGGTGGCGGACCGAAATTAAAATGTATATGGAGATTCTGTACGAGGAGCTGGATAAATACTTCGACAAATAATTCCGTCAAATCCGATTCGCGTTTTACGTCAATCCATATTAAAGCTTAG
- the trxA gene encoding thioredoxin TrxA: MSDNMIATSDANFDSEVLQSDVPVLVDFWAEWCGPCKMIAPILDEVAGEYAGKIKVAKLNIDENPATPPKYGVRGIPTLVLFKNGEVDATQVGALSKSQLCAFLDGNL; encoded by the coding sequence ATGAGTGACAACATGATTGCAACCTCTGATGCAAACTTTGACAGTGAAGTACTACAGTCCGACGTTCCTGTTTTGGTGGATTTCTGGGCCGAATGGTGTGGTCCTTGTAAAATGATCGCGCCAATTTTGGACGAGGTTGCCGGTGAATACGCAGGGAAAATCAAAGTCGCTAAATTGAACATCGACGAAAACCCAGCGACGCCGCCAAAATATGGCGTGCGCGGTATTCCGACATTGGTTCTATTCAAAAACGGTGAAGTGGACGCCACGCAAGTCGGCGCGCTTTCTAAGTCTCAACTGTGTGCATTCTTAGACGGTAACCTATAA